From a region of the Tenggerimyces flavus genome:
- a CDS encoding decaprenylphospho-beta-D-erythro-pentofuranosid-2-ulose 2-reductase has product MINATGKPQSILLLGGGSEIGLAIVEALAGGQPLRVVLAGRPSANLDASAAHLRGLRCDVEVLPFEARATETHEEVVAKAFAGGDIDVAVVAFGLLGDNEQAWTDVSAAVELAEVNYVGAVSVGVALADRMKQQGHGVIVAMSSVAGERARRSNFVYGSTKAGMDAFYTGLGDAVREFGVRVVVVRPGFVTTKMTAGLQSAPLSVSADEVAVAVRTAVAGRAETVWVPATFRVVMSALRHLPRPIFRRLPL; this is encoded by the coding sequence GTGATCAACGCGACCGGCAAGCCCCAGTCGATCCTGCTGCTGGGTGGCGGCTCCGAGATCGGCCTCGCGATCGTCGAGGCGCTCGCGGGCGGCCAGCCGCTGCGGGTCGTCCTGGCGGGGCGTCCGTCGGCCAACCTCGACGCTTCTGCCGCGCATCTGCGCGGGCTGCGATGCGACGTCGAGGTGCTGCCGTTCGAGGCGCGTGCGACCGAGACGCACGAGGAGGTCGTCGCGAAGGCGTTCGCCGGCGGGGACATCGACGTGGCGGTGGTGGCGTTCGGCCTGCTCGGCGACAACGAACAAGCATGGACGGACGTGTCCGCGGCGGTCGAGCTGGCGGAGGTCAACTATGTCGGCGCGGTGTCGGTCGGAGTGGCGCTGGCGGACCGGATGAAGCAGCAGGGGCACGGCGTGATCGTCGCGATGTCGTCGGTCGCGGGGGAGCGGGCCCGGCGTTCGAACTTCGTGTACGGGTCGACGAAGGCGGGGATGGACGCGTTCTACACGGGTCTGGGCGACGCGGTGCGCGAGTTCGGCGTGCGGGTCGTGGTGGTGCGGCCGGGCTTCGTGACGACGAAGATGACAGCCGGCTTGCAGTCCGCGCCCTTGTCGGTGTCCGCGGACGAGGTGGCGGTGGCGGTCCGTACGGCGGTGGCAGGCCGCGCGGAGACGGTGTGGGTCCCCGCCACGTTCCGCGTGGTGATGTCAGCCCTGAGACACCTGCCACGCCCGATCTTCCGCCGCCTGCCCCTCTAG
- a CDS encoding FAD-binding oxidoreductase, whose product MTERRVLHGWGRTAPTMANVVPVTSYDAVAHALKDAGPRGVVARGLGRSYGDAAQNAGGLVIDLTGLDRVHSVDVDGATVDVDAGVSLDTLMRALLPCGLWLPVIPGTRQVTVGGAIAADVHGKNHHVDGSFGNHVLSMELLTANGEVRTLMPEGPDAAAFWATVGGMGLTGIVLRARIRVKRVESAYFVVDTERTENLDELMDRLSDGDDQYAYSVAWFDSVTTGPRLGRAVLTRGRSALRDDLPRKLRSAPLRFAAPQLATMPPLFPSGLVNRLTASAFNELWYRKAPKNRHDEVQNITQFFHPLDIVAEWNRVYGPRGFVQYQFVLPFGAESTFRACVSAIASSGHVSCLNVLKRFGAANPAPLSFPNPGWTLAVDIPVGPGLGDLLDALDAMVLEAGGRVYLAKDSRVAPETLRAMYPRLDEFNRVRSELDPDGVFCSDLSRRLQL is encoded by the coding sequence ATGACTGAGCGACGGGTGCTGCACGGCTGGGGCCGGACGGCGCCGACGATGGCGAACGTCGTACCCGTGACCTCGTACGACGCCGTCGCCCACGCGCTCAAGGACGCGGGGCCGCGCGGAGTGGTCGCGCGCGGACTGGGCCGCAGCTACGGCGACGCCGCGCAGAACGCCGGCGGACTGGTCATCGACCTCACCGGGCTGGACCGCGTGCACTCGGTGGACGTCGACGGCGCGACGGTCGACGTCGATGCCGGGGTCAGCCTGGACACGTTGATGCGTGCGCTGTTGCCGTGCGGGCTCTGGCTGCCGGTCATCCCCGGCACCCGGCAGGTGACGGTCGGCGGCGCGATCGCGGCGGACGTGCACGGCAAGAACCACCATGTCGACGGCAGCTTCGGCAACCACGTGCTGTCGATGGAACTGCTGACCGCCAACGGCGAGGTTCGTACGCTCATGCCGGAAGGTCCGGACGCCGCCGCGTTCTGGGCGACGGTCGGCGGGATGGGGCTCACCGGGATCGTGCTGCGGGCGCGGATCCGGGTGAAGCGGGTCGAGTCGGCGTACTTCGTCGTCGACACCGAACGCACCGAGAACCTCGACGAGCTGATGGACCGGCTCTCCGACGGCGACGACCAGTATGCGTACTCGGTCGCGTGGTTCGACTCGGTGACGACCGGGCCTCGCTTGGGGCGCGCGGTGCTGACCCGCGGCCGATCGGCGCTGCGCGACGATCTTCCTCGCAAGCTGCGTTCGGCTCCGCTGCGGTTCGCCGCTCCTCAGCTGGCGACGATGCCGCCGCTTTTCCCCAGTGGGTTGGTGAATCGGCTGACCGCGTCGGCGTTCAACGAGCTGTGGTACCGCAAGGCACCGAAGAACCGGCACGACGAGGTCCAGAACATCACCCAGTTCTTCCACCCGCTGGACATCGTCGCGGAGTGGAACAGGGTGTACGGGCCGCGCGGCTTCGTGCAGTACCAGTTCGTGTTGCCGTTCGGCGCGGAGTCCACGTTCCGGGCCTGTGTGTCGGCGATCGCGTCGTCGGGGCACGTGTCGTGCCTGAACGTGCTCAAGCGCTTCGGTGCCGCGAACCCCGCGCCGCTCTCGTTCCCCAACCCTGGTTGGACTCTCGCGGTCGACATCCCCGTCGGCCCGGGCCTCGGTGACCTGCTCGACGCGCTGGACGCGATGGTGCTCGAGGCCGGTGGCCGGGTCTATCTCGCGAAGGACTCGCGGGTCGCGCCGGAGACGCTCCGGGCGATGTACCCGCGGCTCGACGAGTTCAACCGGGTACGTTCAGAGCTCGATCCCGACGGAGTGTTCTGCTCCGACCTGTCCCGGAGGCTGCAACTGTGA
- a CDS encoding decaprenyl-phosphate phosphoribosyltransferase, translating to MTTDVDKSTPTAFVRGRSLLGALIRSARPRQWVKNVLVCAAPLASGQIGELDVLFGTLVAFVSFCLVASAIYLINDVRDVEEDRRHPVKRFRPIAAGLVSPRAAVVLAVVLLAGGLGLSLLASVYLTVTLGVYAAASLAYSLWLKHEPVIDIAVVASGFLLRAIAGGVAAGIPLSQWFLLVASFGSLFMVAGKRYSELRELGPGSETRRSLEGYSTTYLRFVWTLSATVTVAAYSLWAFEMANQSVGIKWEAISIAPFVLSLLRYAVDVDKGEAGEPEDIVLRDRGLQLLGVAWLLIFVLGVFDD from the coding sequence GTGACAACGGACGTCGACAAGAGCACACCTACGGCATTTGTCCGTGGGCGTTCGCTCCTGGGCGCATTGATCCGTTCCGCGCGTCCCCGCCAATGGGTGAAGAACGTCCTCGTCTGCGCGGCCCCGTTGGCCTCTGGGCAGATCGGCGAGCTGGACGTTCTGTTCGGCACGCTGGTGGCGTTCGTGAGTTTCTGCCTGGTCGCCTCCGCGATCTACTTGATCAACGACGTCAGGGATGTCGAGGAGGATCGCCGCCATCCGGTGAAGCGGTTCCGCCCGATCGCCGCCGGCCTCGTGTCGCCGCGCGCGGCCGTCGTCCTGGCGGTCGTCCTGCTCGCAGGAGGGCTCGGGCTCAGCCTGCTGGCGAGCGTCTATCTCACCGTGACGCTCGGCGTGTACGCGGCCGCGTCGCTCGCCTATTCGCTGTGGTTGAAGCACGAGCCGGTGATCGACATCGCCGTCGTGGCTTCGGGATTCCTGCTCCGCGCGATCGCCGGTGGCGTCGCTGCGGGCATCCCGTTGTCGCAGTGGTTCTTGCTGGTCGCGAGCTTCGGCTCGCTGTTCATGGTCGCGGGGAAGCGCTACTCGGAGCTGCGCGAGCTCGGGCCTGGATCGGAGACGCGTCGTTCGCTCGAGGGGTACTCGACGACGTACCTGCGGTTCGTCTGGACGCTGTCGGCGACGGTGACCGTGGCGGCGTACAGCCTGTGGGCGTTCGAGATGGCGAACCAGAGCGTCGGCATCAAGTGGGAGGCGATCTCGATCGCGCCGTTCGTGCTGAGCCTCCTGCGGTACGCCGTCGACGTCGACAAGGGCGAGGCCGGCGAGCCGGAGGACATCGTGCTGCGCGATCGCGGCCTTCAACTGTTGGGAGTCGCGTGGCTTCTGATCTTCGTCCTAGGGGTGTTCGATGACTGA
- a CDS encoding peptidoglycan DD-metalloendopeptidase family protein — protein MAAPVPDPHVTCEFGVPGDWKAGYHTGRDYRARTGTPVFATATGRVAKLHPGTDGSYGRYVWLETDGIRHLYAHLSKILVEVGETVKAGEQLAESGNTGNTTGPHLHYEERHSPYRYLNHRKPRLDRTSTATPLVHPIWWRRLAFGTRDSDSVRALQARLNGVVRAGLPVTGNYLDLTKAAVRKFQLAQHWVGADADGLIYDPERQGGGRETTRRLFPNPPYVIHWQTL, from the coding sequence ATGGCCGCACCAGTCCCCGATCCGCACGTGACCTGCGAGTTCGGCGTTCCAGGCGACTGGAAGGCGGGTTACCACACCGGCCGCGACTACCGGGCGCGGACGGGGACGCCGGTGTTCGCCACCGCGACGGGGCGGGTCGCCAAGCTGCATCCCGGGACCGACGGGTCGTACGGGCGGTACGTGTGGCTGGAGACCGATGGGATCCGGCACCTGTACGCGCACCTGTCCAAGATCCTCGTCGAGGTGGGCGAGACTGTGAAGGCGGGCGAGCAGCTCGCGGAGTCCGGCAACACCGGCAACACGACCGGCCCGCACCTGCACTACGAGGAGCGGCACAGCCCGTACCGCTACCTGAACCACCGCAAGCCGCGGCTCGACCGCACGTCGACCGCGACGCCGCTCGTGCACCCGATCTGGTGGCGGCGGCTCGCGTTCGGGACCCGCGACTCCGACTCGGTGCGCGCGCTGCAGGCGCGGCTCAACGGGGTCGTCCGCGCCGGGCTGCCGGTCACCGGCAACTACCTCGACCTGACCAAGGCGGCGGTCCGGAAGTTCCAGCTCGCGCAGCACTGGGTGGGCGCCGACGCGGACGGACTGATCTACGACCCCGAGCGGCAGGGCGGCGGGCGCGAGACGACGCGGCGGCTGTTCCCGAACCCGCCGTACGTCATCCACTGGCAGACGCTGTAG
- a CDS encoding OsmC family protein — MANDSSLRSVSLSHVGDGAFTATNVRGGTVTVGSADTDFTPVELLLAAIGACTALDVETVTGRRATPESFEVNVDAQKLRDESGNRLTDIGVTFRVKFPDDAAGDAARAVLPEIVQRSHDRLCTVGRTVEAGTPIATTIE; from the coding sequence ATGGCGAACGACTCCTCGCTCCGCTCCGTGTCCCTGTCCCACGTCGGTGACGGTGCGTTCACCGCGACCAACGTCCGGGGCGGCACGGTCACGGTGGGCTCCGCGGACACCGACTTCACCCCCGTCGAGCTCCTCCTCGCGGCGATCGGCGCCTGCACGGCGCTCGACGTCGAGACGGTGACCGGCCGGCGGGCCACGCCGGAGTCGTTCGAGGTGAACGTCGACGCGCAGAAGCTGCGCGACGAATCGGGCAACCGGCTGACCGACATCGGGGTGACGTTCCGGGTGAAGTTCCCCGACGACGCCGCCGGTGACGCGGCTCGTGCAGTGCTGCCGGAGATCGTGCAGCGGTCGCACGACCGGCTGTGCACGGTCGGCCGTACGGTCGAGGCCGGAACGCCGATCGCCACGACCATCGAGTGA
- a CDS encoding alpha/beta fold hydrolase codes for MSALAFSIHGPAAGRPMVLLHGLTSDRSSWDSVLPLLSSWRSYVPDLRGHGASERAERYSFELLAADILALLDEQGLARPVLVGHSMGGVAAYLLAARHPTRLSALVLEETPPPFPQQRPVPERPPGPLPYDWTARVDLLAEVNNPGATWLDELGSITVPTLVLGGGPTSPFPQDQMRLVAERIPRGEFVSIPVGHGIHKEDPDAFVHLVRTFLAGSPHRFE; via the coding sequence GTGAGCGCGCTGGCGTTCTCGATCCACGGGCCTGCCGCTGGGCGGCCGATGGTGCTGCTGCACGGGCTGACGTCGGACCGTTCGTCCTGGGATTCGGTGCTGCCTCTGCTGTCTTCGTGGCGGTCGTACGTCCCTGACCTGCGCGGCCACGGCGCCTCGGAGCGGGCGGAGCGCTACTCGTTCGAGCTGCTGGCCGCCGACATCCTGGCGCTCCTCGACGAGCAGGGACTGGCTCGGCCGGTGCTCGTCGGGCACTCGATGGGTGGCGTGGCCGCCTACCTCCTGGCCGCACGGCATCCCACCCGGCTCTCGGCGCTGGTGCTCGAGGAGACGCCGCCGCCGTTCCCGCAGCAGCGTCCCGTCCCGGAGCGCCCGCCGGGTCCGTTGCCGTACGACTGGACTGCGCGGGTGGACCTGCTGGCCGAGGTCAACAACCCCGGTGCGACCTGGCTGGACGAGCTCGGCTCGATCACCGTGCCGACGTTGGTGCTCGGCGGCGGTCCGACGAGCCCGTTCCCGCAGGACCAAATGCGCCTGGTTGCCGAACGCATCCCGCGCGGCGAGTTCGTCTCGATCCCCGTCGGCCACGGCATCCACAAGGAGGACCCGGACGCGTTCGTCCACCTCGTCCGCACCTTCCTCGCCGGCAGCCCCCACCGTTTCGAATGA
- a CDS encoding IS110 family transposase codes for MIFVGDDWAEDHHDIHVMDDNGERLASRRLPEGLPGIRALHDVVASHAAVHAEDHGVDPAGVVVGIETDRGLWVNALVAAGYQVYAINPLAVARYRDRHHLSGAKSDAGDAKLLADLVRTDRHNHRPIAGDSAGAEAVKVLARGHQNLIWARTRQTNALRSALREYYPGALVAFDDLTDRDALAVLERAATPDQGARLSVSSIRSALKQAGRRRNLDTRAREIQAALRTEQLAAPVPVAAAFAATTRAAVGIIAEMNRQISELETELAAHFEHHPDADIYRSLPGLGVILGARVLGEFGDDPTRYTTTKSRKNYAGTSPLTIASGKKRAVLARHVRNRRLYDAIDAWAFCSLTRSPGARALYDQHRAAGDLHHQALRALGNRLVGILHGCLRHHTHYDEHTAWAHRNQDQQTAA; via the coding sequence ATGATCTTCGTTGGCGATGACTGGGCCGAGGATCATCACGACATTCACGTGATGGACGACAACGGTGAACGGTTGGCCTCGCGCCGGCTGCCGGAAGGGCTGCCCGGGATCCGGGCGTTGCATGACGTGGTCGCCAGCCACGCCGCCGTCCATGCCGAGGATCATGGCGTGGACCCGGCCGGGGTGGTGGTCGGGATCGAGACCGACCGTGGTCTGTGGGTCAACGCGTTGGTCGCGGCCGGGTACCAGGTGTATGCGATCAACCCACTGGCGGTGGCCCGCTACCGCGACCGCCACCATCTGTCGGGAGCCAAGTCCGACGCCGGTGATGCGAAACTGCTCGCCGACCTGGTCCGCACCGACCGCCACAACCACCGGCCGATCGCCGGTGACAGTGCGGGTGCTGAGGCTGTCAAGGTGTTGGCCCGCGGCCACCAGAACCTGATCTGGGCCCGCACCAGGCAGACCAACGCGCTGCGCTCGGCGCTGCGCGAGTACTACCCGGGCGCGCTGGTCGCCTTCGACGATCTCACCGACCGGGACGCGCTGGCCGTGCTCGAGCGCGCGGCGACCCCCGACCAGGGTGCCCGGCTGAGCGTCTCGTCGATCCGGTCAGCGCTGAAGCAGGCCGGGCGCCGCCGCAACCTCGACACCCGGGCCCGCGAGATCCAGGCCGCGTTGCGCACCGAGCAGCTGGCCGCACCCGTCCCAGTGGCGGCCGCGTTCGCGGCCACCACCCGCGCCGCGGTCGGCATCATCGCCGAGATGAACCGCCAGATCAGCGAGCTCGAAACCGAACTCGCAGCCCATTTTGAGCACCACCCGGACGCCGACATCTACCGCTCCCTGCCAGGACTCGGTGTCATCCTCGGCGCCCGGGTGCTCGGTGAGTTCGGGGACGACCCCACTCGCTACACCACCACCAAGTCTCGCAAGAACTACGCCGGCACGTCACCGTTGACCATCGCCTCGGGCAAGAAACGCGCCGTGCTCGCCCGCCACGTCCGCAACCGCCGCCTCTACGACGCCATCGACGCCTGGGCCTTCTGCTCCCTCACCCGAAGCCCCGGAGCACGCGCCCTCTACGACCAACACCGCGCCGCCGGCGACCTCCACCACCAAGCCCTCCGCGCCCTCGGCAACCGCCTCGTCGGCATCCTCCACGGATGCCTACGCCACCACACCCACTACGACGAACACACCGCCTGGGCCCACCGAAACCAAGATCAACAAACCGCCGCTTGA
- a CDS encoding IS1380 family transposase, with translation MRVSHSVSAVFDDPNLVSCAGLVPVLSLARRCGLAQLAGARVSIDAPGGANPQLKVPALVAGMVAGADSIDDLDLLRHGGMDRLFGGVRAPSTLGTFLRCFTFGHVRQLDAVAAAFLVNLARHTPLLPDGDELVFVDVDDTIRRTHGHAKQGVGCGYSGVSGLNALLATVSTSTGAPVIAATRLRKGSTHSARGAATLIGDAIGTVRKADASGMVIVRADSAFYTHHTIAAIRRARARFSVTARMTPAVVAAISAIDEQTWTPIHYPNAVFDEAEQCWISDAEVAEIGYTAFGNRRAGEQVTARLIVRRVRRLNPTSHVPRNIQRHLQTDAVQGELFAAYRYHAVFTDSPMLLLQAETQHRGHAIVEQVIADLKNSALAHLPSGRFNANAAWLVCAAIAFNLTRAAGTLASTFHARATTATIRAHLINLPARIARSARRLTLHLPRNWPWEHDWQQLFTTAAQHAPPHPA, from the coding sequence ATGCGAGTCTCTCATAGTGTTTCGGCGGTTTTTGATGATCCGAATCTGGTTTCGTGCGCGGGATTGGTTCCGGTGCTGTCGTTGGCGCGGCGGTGCGGGCTGGCGCAGTTGGCCGGCGCGAGGGTCAGCATCGATGCCCCGGGTGGGGCGAACCCGCAGCTGAAGGTGCCGGCGCTGGTCGCCGGAATGGTCGCCGGCGCGGACTCGATTGATGACCTGGACCTGCTGCGGCACGGCGGGATGGACCGGTTGTTCGGCGGGGTGCGGGCACCGTCGACGTTGGGCACCTTCCTTCGCTGTTTCACCTTCGGCCATGTCCGGCAGCTAGACGCGGTCGCGGCAGCGTTCTTGGTGAACCTGGCCAGGCACACTCCGCTGCTGCCCGACGGCGATGAGTTGGTGTTCGTCGATGTCGACGACACCATCCGGCGAACCCATGGTCACGCCAAGCAGGGCGTCGGCTGCGGCTACTCCGGTGTGAGCGGTTTGAACGCGCTGCTCGCGACCGTGTCCACATCCACCGGCGCGCCGGTGATCGCCGCCACCCGGCTGCGGAAAGGGTCGACGCATTCGGCTCGCGGCGCCGCCACGCTGATCGGCGACGCGATCGGCACCGTCCGGAAGGCCGACGCGTCCGGCATGGTCATCGTGCGTGCGGACTCCGCGTTCTACACCCACCACACGATCGCCGCGATCCGCCGGGCCCGGGCCCGGTTCTCGGTGACGGCCCGGATGACACCGGCCGTGGTCGCCGCGATCAGCGCCATCGACGAGCAGACCTGGACGCCGATCCACTACCCCAACGCGGTCTTCGACGAAGCCGAGCAGTGCTGGATCTCCGATGCCGAAGTCGCCGAAATCGGCTACACCGCCTTCGGTAACCGCCGCGCCGGTGAACAGGTCACCGCCCGACTGATCGTGCGCCGAGTCCGCCGCCTCAACCCCACCAGCCACGTTCCCCGCAACATCCAACGCCACCTCCAAACCGACGCGGTGCAGGGCGAGTTGTTCGCGGCCTACCGCTATCACGCGGTGTTCACCGACTCTCCGATGCTGCTGCTACAGGCCGAAACTCAGCACCGCGGCCACGCCATCGTCGAACAAGTCATCGCCGACCTGAAGAACTCCGCCCTGGCCCACCTACCGTCCGGCCGGTTCAACGCCAACGCCGCCTGGCTGGTCTGCGCCGCGATCGCGTTCAACCTGACCCGCGCCGCCGGCACCCTCGCCTCGACCTTCCACGCCCGCGCCACCACCGCGACCATCCGCGCCCACCTGATCAACCTGCCCGCCCGGATCGCCCGATCCGCCCGCCGCCTCACCCTCCACCTACCACGGAACTGGCCCTGGGAACACGACTGGCAACAACTGTTCACCACCGCTGCTCAGCACGCCCCACCACACCCCGCCTAA
- a CDS encoding BTAD domain-containing putative transcriptional regulator produces MSGGDGRRSAGKAVPRAVPQGTIPRQRLTELLDEGARRRLVTITADAGFGKSTLLASWADDRPCAWYTLTAADRPLAAMVAGLVDALRLRVPALSPAVAAARDTHRGPDADAEQPMRALAYAELLADVLQRELADDLVLVLDDLHEITADDPAAKLVEGLVRVAPPLLHIVCASRTQVPFGIDRLRGRGQVLEIDAQTLVFTADETGEVLRAVLGSDGAKEVAATIHTAVQGWPAAVRLAGEALRTVGPGERKARLRRALRPGAPVYDYLAEEVFAGEPTNVRRFLSVAAILPRVDADLCEHLGLDRAIDVLDALDARGLFLSGSETEGYQLNPLVRDFALTRMPLPAEEREGVTERAGRWYADAGEHRDALSCLTELDDAAPVAALLRESGHVMIAQGAAEAVIAAVGKIPDALRDAEMDQLEGEARQMLGDWQGAQLCFGRVIAPTGPIPVSLARRAGLIYHLRGHLDEAMDMYSRGALDGSDDHEEALLQAWWAAAHWMRGDIEECRKRGAIAFAKARSLGDDRALAAAYTVLGMLAGFDSDPRAHAAHYLHALDHAERAGDVLQSIRIRVNRGSHHNSEANYARAIAELDVAIRLADLAGFGAFRALALSNRGEALLGLGRLDEAIKELEASRALYQRLESRLVAQPLTILGEVYRERGDLAMARACYEESISIGNDIGDVQSLVPALAGLARVLVEEEPERAADLAALARRAVAYGPVLGHSVALLSLGWVTLHHGDPEAAIETADEAAAVCRRRRDRAGLAAALELKAAAVGHSGAAVGDPSEQLLLEALSIRREIGDPLGEARLELMLASHAAGSSAARELAESAHQRFLACGATRHAATAQLIAERSGPPAVEVECLGGFRVLRDGRAVALSEWPSRKARDLLKILVARRSHPVPRSQLLDLLWPGEDEGAVSPRLSVALSTVRAVLDPDKRYPADRFVGGDRSTVWLDDSVLAVDVEAFLRDAQAGLEALAAGRIAQSVLLLRAAEAAYAGDFLEEDVYQDWATGLRDEARALYIRVARALADRSVDIGEYDAAAGYLLRILQRDAYDERAHLALVSSYVASGAHGEARRAYRTYASRLGELGVEPAPFPGHTTRTGAVG; encoded by the coding sequence ATGAGCGGCGGCGACGGCAGGCGTTCGGCCGGCAAGGCCGTACCCCGCGCGGTGCCGCAGGGCACGATCCCGCGGCAGCGGCTGACCGAGCTCCTCGACGAAGGCGCCCGGCGCAGGCTCGTCACGATCACCGCCGACGCCGGGTTCGGCAAGTCCACGCTGCTCGCCAGCTGGGCCGACGACCGCCCGTGCGCCTGGTACACGCTCACCGCCGCCGACCGCCCGCTCGCCGCGATGGTCGCCGGCCTCGTCGACGCCCTACGGCTGCGCGTCCCCGCGCTCTCCCCGGCCGTCGCCGCGGCCCGCGACACCCACCGTGGCCCGGACGCCGACGCCGAGCAGCCGATGCGGGCTCTCGCGTACGCGGAACTGCTCGCCGACGTTCTCCAACGCGAGCTCGCCGACGACCTCGTCCTCGTCCTCGACGACCTGCACGAGATCACCGCCGACGATCCGGCCGCCAAGCTGGTCGAGGGCCTCGTCCGCGTCGCGCCGCCGCTGCTGCACATCGTGTGCGCGTCCCGTACGCAGGTCCCCTTCGGCATCGACCGGCTCCGCGGCCGCGGGCAGGTGCTCGAGATCGACGCGCAGACGCTCGTGTTCACCGCCGACGAGACCGGCGAGGTGCTCCGCGCCGTCCTCGGCAGCGACGGCGCCAAGGAGGTCGCCGCCACCATCCACACCGCGGTCCAGGGCTGGCCGGCCGCGGTACGTCTGGCCGGCGAGGCGCTGCGCACGGTCGGACCCGGCGAACGCAAGGCCCGGCTACGTCGCGCGCTGAGGCCGGGGGCGCCGGTGTACGACTACCTCGCCGAGGAGGTGTTCGCCGGCGAGCCCACGAACGTACGCCGCTTCCTGTCCGTCGCCGCGATCCTGCCGAGGGTCGACGCCGACCTGTGCGAACACCTCGGTCTCGACCGCGCCATCGACGTCCTGGACGCGCTCGACGCCCGTGGCCTGTTCCTCTCCGGCAGCGAGACCGAGGGGTACCAGCTCAACCCGCTCGTCCGCGACTTCGCGCTCACCCGGATGCCGCTGCCCGCCGAGGAGCGCGAGGGCGTCACCGAACGAGCCGGCCGCTGGTACGCCGACGCCGGCGAGCACCGCGACGCGCTCAGCTGCCTGACCGAGCTCGACGACGCCGCGCCGGTCGCCGCGCTGCTGCGCGAGAGCGGCCACGTGATGATCGCGCAAGGAGCCGCCGAGGCCGTGATCGCGGCCGTCGGCAAGATCCCGGACGCACTGCGCGACGCGGAGATGGACCAGCTCGAGGGCGAGGCCCGCCAGATGCTCGGCGACTGGCAGGGCGCGCAGCTCTGCTTCGGCCGCGTCATCGCGCCGACCGGGCCGATCCCGGTCTCCCTGGCTCGCCGCGCCGGCCTCATCTATCACCTGCGCGGACACCTCGACGAGGCGATGGACATGTACTCCCGAGGTGCGCTCGACGGCAGCGACGACCACGAGGAGGCCCTGTTGCAAGCCTGGTGGGCAGCCGCGCACTGGATGCGCGGCGACATCGAGGAGTGCAGGAAGCGCGGCGCGATCGCGTTCGCCAAGGCACGTTCGCTCGGCGACGACCGGGCACTGGCCGCGGCGTACACCGTGCTCGGCATGCTGGCCGGCTTCGACAGCGACCCGCGCGCCCACGCGGCGCACTACCTGCACGCGCTCGACCACGCCGAACGGGCAGGCGACGTCCTGCAGTCGATCCGGATCCGCGTCAACCGCGGCTCCCATCACAACTCCGAGGCGAACTACGCGCGAGCGATCGCCGAGCTCGACGTCGCGATCCGGCTCGCCGATCTGGCGGGCTTCGGGGCGTTTCGCGCACTGGCGTTGAGCAATCGCGGCGAAGCGCTACTCGGGCTCGGTCGGCTCGACGAGGCGATCAAGGAGTTGGAGGCGTCGCGCGCGCTCTACCAACGGCTGGAGTCGCGGCTGGTCGCGCAGCCGCTCACGATCCTCGGTGAGGTCTATCGCGAACGCGGCGACCTCGCGATGGCCCGCGCCTGTTACGAGGAGTCGATCTCGATCGGCAACGACATCGGCGATGTGCAGTCGCTCGTTCCCGCGCTGGCCGGGCTGGCTCGCGTCCTGGTCGAGGAGGAGCCGGAACGGGCGGCCGACCTCGCCGCCCTCGCGCGCCGGGCGGTCGCGTACGGCCCGGTGCTCGGGCACTCGGTGGCGTTGCTCTCGCTCGGCTGGGTCACGTTGCACCACGGGGATCCGGAGGCCGCGATCGAGACGGCCGACGAAGCCGCGGCGGTGTGCCGGCGGCGGCGCGACCGGGCCGGGCTCGCCGCCGCGCTGGAGCTCAAGGCCGCGGCGGTCGGGCACTCCGGCGCCGCGGTCGGCGACCCGTCCGAACAGCTGTTGCTGGAGGCGTTGAGCATCCGGCGCGAGATCGGCGACCCGCTGGGTGAGGCGCGGCTGGAGCTGATGCTGGCGTCGCACGCGGCCGGCTCGTCGGCGGCGCGCGAGCTCGCGGAGAGCGCGCACCAGCGCTTCCTCGCCTGCGGGGCGACGCGGCACGCGGCGACCGCGCAGCTGATCGCGGAACGTTCCGGCCCGCCGGCTGTCGAGGTCGAGTGCCTCGGCGGCTTCCGGGTGCTGCGCGACGGCCGCGCGGTGGCGCTGTCGGAGTGGCCGTCGCGGAAGGCCCGCGACCTGCTGAAGATCCTGGTCGCGCGTCGCTCGCACCCGGTGCCGCGGTCGCAGTTGCTCGACCTGCTCTGGCCGGGCGAGGACGAGGGCGCGGTGTCGCCGCGGCTGTCGGTGGCGCTGTCGACGGTGCGCGCGGTGCTGGATCCGGACAAGCGCTACCCGGCAGACCGGTTCGTGGGCGGCGACCGATCGACGGTGTGGCTGGACGACAGCGTGCTCGCGGTCGACGTCGAGGCGTTCCTGCGCGACGCGCAAGCCGGCCTGGAGGCGCTGGCCGCCGGGCGGATCGCGCAGAGCGTGCTGCTGCTCCGCGCGGCCGAGGCGGCGTACGCGGGCGACTTCCTCGAGGAGGACGTCTACCAGGACTGGGCGACGGGACTGCGGGACGAGGCCCGTGCCCTGTACATCCGGGTCGCGCGGGCGCTCGCCGATCGCTCGGTCGACATTGGCGAGTACGACGCGGCGGCCGGCTATCTGCTGCGGATCCTGCAGCGCGACGCGTACGACGAACGCGCCCACCTCGCTCTGGTCTCGTCGTACGTGGCGAGCGGCGCCCACGGCGAGGCGCGCCGCGCGTACCGCACGTACGCCTCCCGCCTGGGCGAGCTCGGCGTCGAACCCGCCCCGTTCCCCGGCCACACCACCCGCACCGGCGCCGTCGGCTAG